In Cricetulus griseus strain 17A/GY unplaced genomic scaffold, alternate assembly CriGri-PICRH-1.0 unplaced_scaffold_34, whole genome shotgun sequence, the following proteins share a genomic window:
- the LOC113837900 gene encoding zinc finger protein 431-like, translated as MASIMISVAYMYVIFQNAITYDDVHIDFTSEEWALLDISQKKLYKDVMLETYKNLTDVGYSWEDHTIEERCSSSERQERHERRQTGEQFSVYTKCVKPFAYNSHLQRHKRAHTGENPYQCNQCGKAFAHHNVLHVHKRNHNGEKPYETNQCVKSFAKNNTLQIHERSPIEEKQYECNQCGKAFSHHSRLQRHKRTHTGEKPYKCNQCGKAYSQNSNLQRHKITHTGEKPYECDQCGKGFAYPSALHLHKKTHTGEKPYECNQCGKAFSRHSNLQMHKRTHIGEKPYECNQCGKAFSDSSALRVHKRRHNGEKPYECNQCGKAFSRHNHLQMHKMTHTGEKPYACNQCGKAFAKHSTLQMHERSHRGEKPYECIQCGKAFSRHSHLQIHNRTHTGEKPYECNQCGKPFANHSALCLHKRIHTGEKPYECNQCGKAFSRHSHLQSHKRTHTGEKPYACDQCGKTFARHSHLQMHKRTHTGEKPYQCNQCGKAFARHSHLHMHIKTHTGEKPYECNQGGKAFAKHSILKHVEDHIHKRNPMNVTSVERPLNVKVSSNLKEHKLESNHFKPDPSYVISEFPGPSPCGIKSNGGDCSSQNNSQNLGGRSSSSAKGLPTLISTVTALALGVGEGGGAGRNGSTADILCMRFVIKEITLHIP; from the exons GATACAGTTGGGAAGACCATACTATTGAGGAACGTTGTTCAAGTTCTGAAAGACAGGAAAG GCATGAAAGAAGGCAAACTGGGGAGCAGTTTTCTGTATATACAAAATGTGTTAAACCTTTTGCATATAACAGTCATCTTCAGAGGCATAAAAGAGCACACACTGGAGAGAATCCTTATcaatgcaatcagtgtggtaaagcctttgcccATCACAATGTACTTCATGTCCATAAAAGAAAtcataatggagagaaaccctatgaaacTAATCAATGTGTTAAAAGCTTTGCTAAGAACAATACTCTTCAAATTCATGAAAGATCACCTATAGAGGAGAAACaatatgaatgtaatcagtgtggtaaagccttttctcatcacagtcgtcttcaaaggcataaaaggacccatactggagagaaaccctataaatgtaatcagtgtggtaaagcatATTCTCAGAACAGTaatcttcaaaggcataaaataacacatactggagagaaaccctatgaatgtgatCAGTGTGGTAAAGGCTTTGCTTATCCCAGTGCTCTTCATCTGCACAAAAAaacacatactggagaaaaaccatatgaatgcaatcagtgtggtaaagccttttctagGCACAGTAaccttcaaatgcataaaaggacacatattggagagaaaccatatgaatgtaatcagtgtggtaaagccttttctgaTTCCAGTGCTCTTCGTGTACATAAAAGAAGACAtaatggagagaaaccatatgaatgtaatcagtgtggaaaaGCCTTTTCTAGGCACAATCACCTACAAATGCATAAAatgacacatactggagagaaaccctatgcatgtaatcaatgtggtaaagcctttgctaagcacagtactcttcaaatgcatgAAAGATCACACAGAGGAGAAAAACCATATGAATGTattcaatgtggtaaagccttttctcgaCACAGTCACCTTCAAATACATAataggacacatactggagagaaaccatatgaatgcAACCAGTGTGGTAAACCCTTTGCTAACCATAGTGCTCTTTGTCtacataaaagaatacatactggagagaaaccatatgaatgcaatcaatgtggtaaagccttttctcggcATAGTCATCTTCAAAGCCATAAAAGGAcgcatactggagagaaaccctatgcaTGTGATCAGTGCGGTAAAACCTTTGCTcggcacagtcatcttcaaatgcataaaagaacacatactggagagaaaccctatcaatgtaaccagtgtggtaaagcctttgctcggCACAGTCATCTTCACATGCATATAAAGACAC atactggagagaaaccatatgaatgtaatcagggtggtaaagcctttgctaaGCACAGTATTCTTAAACACGTGGAAGATCAcatacacaagagaaaccctatgaatgtaaccaGTGTGGAAAGGCCTTTGAATGTCAAAGTTTCTTCAAACTTAAAAGAGCACAAACTGGAGTCAAACCATTTTAAG CCGGACCCGAGCTATGTGATCTCTGAATTTCCAGGGCCATCGCCATGTGGGATAAAGAGTAATGGTGGAGACTGCAGTTCCCAAAACAACAGCCAAAACCTCGggggcaggagcagcagcagtgCCAAGGGCCTCCCTACCCTGATATCCACAGTTACTGCCCTGGCTCTGGGGGTGGGCgaagggggaggggctggaagaAACGGGTCAACTGCAGATATTTTATGCATGAGGTTTGTAATAAAGGAGATAACTCTCCATATTCCATGA